In Phlebotomus papatasi isolate M1 chromosome 1, Ppap_2.1, whole genome shotgun sequence, the following proteins share a genomic window:
- the LOC129799672 gene encoding uncharacterized protein LOC129799672 yields the protein MCQVEQENKWICDLSSNNPATLQTTIKEIYLEALKNKKQTFSNVVKDSLRFLIENHENLSKISLEIGCKAFFQILANSGESFLVEGFNLKDSRLAVNLVNGILSTDYRKCVEAEKLQEIVVNVAKMCSKEHSIFVLWALRNLANYCKLHPDFEHDLEAILEIVWMNMTSCVSGVREQNLFLLEFFTKKRPERSKLVIRVIIKHWSWTNPYKYYLLGVIIGNLKFEDLAEDDLELFLEGLSTSLKHRNLLSPGQYLFKSLVKHREVDICKLVRDILLTRNLLEADNFINHWLCMYPDLGSLFEKLNFDLESMDLSHYILVRRAFRDQLASSPLREVNLDGLEPVLRQHFYEILIHRLTKCPEINQTLSILRDFFKLHASDENTGLRHYIFKRFPVILDQLARRNRGESPEIFEFFLFLKGEIIDSGLQSDPEEYQPIIFSLRMMETFLKFFSGDKKYQLTKNSNVQANIHLGEFLAKEGVKFSSIDDFTRLLEQLKSNFDDIQELACSIISEFFVEEEFREEVLKIFMQTLSSENTIESAGSCHFYARILSDRPGMFLDVLEKSLREGFDNFQKDPFAAVQSGQHIFHKIACLREFVIPDEQLNPLVDLCAEITEKILKILNHKGEFEEAPSFEVMEESLQVLIEKSNVEAVASHQESRKLLLLSLWMTLRACGDFAAASSRTSPGTRISTCLKINTSILQRCRHKGAIEAAGLSLGAIVRVISGQECQIDFLVKEVENLLTGKRKLSTTRRGAGYSIMLLNLIRNDQSDGRKLLQYVMKILLKGLRQENPNQENYDNLDNLEAVMLHYLCVLVKDSSLAEDILPFIPEILWIAFHKIDSDEWTVRNGALQLCGALIPKIVGQKTHFQEIEEWQPVKLSVDDLRIRLADINSFLLATLRNFRKNSTTMLITILELLSRIEFWWTEIHSPANIEAFRGILWTLLSHPCHKIRLLSAKCFAGFHEFHQIPGIIFQLINILPEITDLNTFHGFILASDALTRKYRCESFAIPEHSSSEFLTHLQNEIQRCWSSLPERKLCPFIRIYLKKYLKFIESPLANKILIELLDV from the exons ATGTGCCAAGTAGAGCAGGAAAACAAGTGGATATGTGATTTATCCTCCAATAATCCCGCCACATTGCAGACCACCATAAAA GAAATCTACCTGGAAGCACTAAAGAACAAGAAACAAACCTTCAGCAACGTTGTGAAAGACTCTCTTAGATTTCTGATAGAGAATCATGAAAATCTTTCAAAGATTTCCCTGGAAATTGGCTGCAAAGCCTTCTTTCAAATTCTCGCCaattctggggaatctttcctGGTGGAAGGCTTTAATCTGAAAGATTCGCGATTGGCAGTGAATTTGGTGAATGGAATACTATCCACGGATTACAGAAAATGCGTGGAGGCTGAGAAATTGCAAGAGATTGTAGTGAATGTTGCGAAAATGTGTTCAAAGGAGCATTCGATCTTTGTTCTTTGGGCACTCAGGAACTTGGCCAATTACTGCAAACTCCATCCAGATTTTGAGCATGACCTTGAAGCTATCCTTGAGATTGTGTGGATGAACATGACAAGTTGCGTTTCGGGTGTTAGAGAGCAAAATCTCTTCCTTCTAGAATTCTTTACGAAAAAACGTCCGGAAAGGAGTAAATTAGTCATCCGGGTAATAATTAAACACTGGTCCTGGACAAATCCCTACAAGTACTATCTGTTAGGTGTTATAATTgggaatttaaaatttgaagacCTGGCAGAGGATGATTTAGAATTGTTTTTAGAAGGTTTGTCAACTTCTTTAAAGCATCGAAATCTACTCTCTCCCGGGCAGTATCTCTTTAAATCTTTAGTAAAGCATAGAGAAGTGGACATTTGCAAGCTAGTTCGAGATATTCTTCTGACCAGAAACCTTCTGGAGGCGGACAATTTCATAAATCATTGGCTCTGTATGTATCCGGATTTAGGAAGTCTCTTCGAAAAGCTCAATTTTGACCTGGAATCTATGGATCTGTCGCATTATATCCTAGTCCGGAGGGCCTTCCGAGACCAGTTGGCCAGTAGTCCACTGAGGGAGGTCAATCTGGACGGCCTGGAACCTGTCTTAAGGCAGCATTTTTACGAAATTCTCATTCATCGTCTTACAAaatgcccagaaataaatcaaacTCTAAGTATTCTCCGGGATTTCTTTAAATTGCATGCTTCTGATGAGAACACAGGTCTCCGGCACTACATCTTCAAGAGATTCCCAGTCATTCTGGATCAATTGGCCAGGAGAAACCGTGGAGAATCTCcagaaatttttgagtttttcctgtttttgaAGGGAGAAATTATAGATTCTGGACTTCAGAGTGATCCGGAGGAGTATCAGCCAATTATCTTCAGCCTTAGAATGATGGAGACGTTCCTTAAGTTCTTTTCcggtgacaaaaaataccaattGACCAAGAATTCTAATGTTCAAGCAAATATTCATTTAGGAGAGTTTTTAGCTAAAGAAGGAGTGAAATTCTCATCCATAGATGATTTCACGAGGCTCCTTGAGCAATTAAAGAGTAATTTTGATGATATTCAGGAGCTAGCTTGCAGTATCATAAGCGAATTTTTTGTCGAAGAGGAATTCAGGGAAGAAgtcttaaaaattttcatgCAGACACTTTCCTCAGAAAATACAATAGAATCTGCAGGTTCTTGTCACTTTTACGCTAGGATTCTCTCTGATAGACCTGGTATGTTTCTGGATGTTCTAGAAAAATCCCTTAGGGAAGGCTTTGACAATTTCCAGAAAGATCCCTTCGCTGCTGTACAATCTGGTCAGCATATCTTTCACAAAATAGCCTGTTTGAGGGAATTCGTCATCCCTGACGAGCAATTGAACCCTTTGGTAGACCTGTGTGCGGAGATAACAgagaaaatcctgaaaatcctaAATCACAAAGGAGAATTCGAAGAGGCGCCAAGTTTTGAGGTTATGGAAGAAAGTTTGCaagttttaattgaaaaatctaaCGTAGAAGCTGTAGCTTCTCATCAGGAATCCAGGAAGCTTCTACTATTGTCTCTATGGATGACCCTTAGAGCCTGCGGGGACTTTGCAGCTGCAAGTTCTCGGACTTCTCCTGGAACGAGAATCTCTACCTGCCTCAAGATAAACACAAGCATTCTCCAGAGATGCCGTCATAAAGGAGCTATTGAGGCAGCTGGGCTGTCCCTGGGTGCAATTGTCCGCGTAATAAGTGGCCAGGAATGCCAGATTGACTTCCTGGTCAAAGAAGTGGAAAATCTCCTCACCGGAAAGAGGAAGCTAAGTACAACTCGACGTGGAGCTGGATACTCAATTATGCTCCTAAATCTCATCCGAAATGATCAGTCGGATGGTCGGAAGCTTCTCCAGTACGTCATGAAGATCCTCCTGAAAGGATTACGCCAAGAAAATCCCAATCAGGAAAATTACGACAATCTTGATAACCTGGAAGCTGTGATGCTGCACTATTTGTGCGTTCTGGTCAAAGACAGTTCTCTCGCTGAAGATATTCTCCCATTTATCCCTGAAATCCTCTGGATTGCTTTCCACAAAATCGACAGCGATGAATGGACTGTCAGGAATGgagctctacaactctgtggtGCTCTGATCCCAAAGATTGTTGGCCAGAAGACACACTTCCAGGAAATTGAAGAATGGCAGCCAGTAAAACTGTCCGTTGATGACCTGAGAATCCGTCTAGCAGACATCAATTCCTTTCTCCTGGCCACTCTCAGGAATTTCAGGAAAAATTCCACAACCATGCTGATCACAATCCTCGAGCTTCTCTCAAGGATCGAATTCTGGTGGACAGAAATCCATTCCCCGGCTAACATTGAGGCATTCCGGGGGATTCTCTGGACTCTCCTCTCTCATCCTTGTCACAAAATTCGGTTGCTTTCAGCAAAATGTTTCGCTGGTTTCCACGAATTTCATCAAATTCCCGGGATTATCTTCCAGCTAATCAATATTTTGCCTGAAATTACTGACCTGAACACATTTCACGGATTCATCCTGGCCAGTGATGCCCTAACAAGGAAGTACAGATGCGAAAGTTTCGCTATTCCTGAGCACAGTTCCTCCGAATTTCTTACTCACCTGCAAAACGAGATTCAGAGATGTTGGAGCAGTCTTCCGGAGCGAAAACTCTGTCCTTTTATCAGGATTTACCTAAAGAAGTACCTCAAGTTCATTGAAAGCCCTCTGGCCAATAAAATCCTGATTGAACTCTTAGATGTGTAA
- the LOC129799680 gene encoding max-like protein X, whose protein sequence is MAEGSKSDVVDMKAEPSSPSEKHFQLQHHSRCSSSGSIHTPNSSAHNTDDDEDSDTNRSNSSLSYKERRREAHTQAEQKRRDAIKKGYDTLQELVPTCQQQNDASGYKLSKAAVLQKSIDYISYLHQKKKKQEEERVALQKDVIGLRIIQSGYEQMLQNQQASPGRTEARISEDIKFQVFQAIMDEMFQSFDTISMNDFTELTTGVIPWLEENCKPHLLRDVVSRTLRNVASNLQNSAMEM, encoded by the exons ATGGCTGAGGGGAGCAAGAGTGATGTGGTGGACATGAAGGCGGAACCATCCAGTCCGAGTGAGAAGCACTTTCAGTTGCAGCACCATTCCCGATGCAGCAGTTCCGGGAGCATCCACACTCCCAATTCCTCGGCTCACAACACTG ATGATGACGAAGACAGTGACACGAACAGGAGTAACAGTTCCCTGAGCTACAAGGAGAGACGCAGGGAGGCTCACACCCAAGCCGAACAGAAGCGTCGAGATGCCATCAAGAAGGGCTATGACACTCTCCAGGAACTCGTGCCAACTTGCCAGCAGCAGAACGATGCTTCCGGATACAAGTTGAGCAAGGCAGCTGTGCTCCAGAAATCCATCGATTACATCAGCTACCTCcatcagaagaagaagaagcaggAGGAGGAGCGAGTGGCACTGCAAAAGGACGTTATTGGGTTGAGGATCATCCAGAGTGGCTACGAACAGATGCTGCAGAATCAGCAAGCATCTCCCGGACGCACAGAAGCTCGTATCAGCGAGGACATCAAGTTCCAAGTG TTTCAGGCCATCATGGACGAGATGTTCCAATCCTTCGATACAATCTCCATGAATGACTTCACAGAACTCACCACGGGAGTGATTCCCTGGCTTGAGGAGAACTGCAAGCCACATCTGCTGCGTGATGTAGTGTCCAGGACCCTGAGGAACGTGGCGTCCAACTTACAGAATTCTGCCATGGAAATGTAG